One Acinetobacter colistiniresistens DNA segment encodes these proteins:
- a CDS encoding flavin reductase family protein, producing the protein MRHSEIKAVELSKAYRLLNHGPTVLVSAQYGQECNVMAAAWACALELTPAKVTVVLDKSTKTRQLVEQSGYFALQVPCYAQIDLVHQLGTISQFEHPNKLEECKTELFYQDDFPVPLVAGSLAWLVCKVIPEPHNQQAHDLFIGSVVGAWADSRVFRDGHWHFQDASKALRSLHYIAGRTFYLIGDEVKAK; encoded by the coding sequence ATGCGCCACTCGGAAATAAAGGCTGTTGAACTTTCCAAAGCCTATCGCTTATTAAATCACGGCCCAACGGTTTTGGTTTCTGCTCAATACGGACAAGAATGCAATGTCATGGCAGCAGCTTGGGCCTGTGCTTTGGAATTAACACCTGCAAAAGTCACTGTAGTCTTAGATAAAAGCACCAAAACCCGTCAACTGGTTGAGCAAAGTGGTTATTTTGCCTTGCAAGTTCCCTGCTATGCACAGATTGATCTAGTGCATCAACTCGGAACGATCAGTCAGTTTGAGCATCCAAACAAATTAGAAGAATGCAAAACCGAATTGTTTTACCAAGATGATTTCCCTGTGCCACTGGTGGCAGGCAGTCTGGCTTGGCTAGTCTGTAAAGTGATTCCAGAACCACACAATCAACAAGCGCACGACTTATTTATCGGTTCCGTAGTCGGTGCTTGGGCGGATTCACGCGTATTTCGCGATGGACATTGGCACTTTCAAGATGCCAGTAAAGCGTTGCGCAGCCTACATTACATTGCAGGTAGGACATTCTATTTGATTGGTGATGAAGTTAAGGCCAAATAG
- a CDS encoding SDR family NAD(P)-dependent oxidoreductase: protein MKIQGKHFVITGGGSGLGAATAEYLVEKGASVTLVDMNVDAGEQQAQALGAAAEFVKLDVTDEAAAEQFFKDVLAKHGSIYGLINCAGIGPSAKVVGKDGVHDLAMFSKTLQINVTGTFNMLRFAADAMSKNTVAEGDEDRGVIVNTASVAAFDGQIGQAAYSASKGAVVAMTLPIARELARHAIRVMTIAPGIMETPMLKGLPQNVQDALGQMVPYPSRLGRPEEFARLVAHIAENSYLNGEVIRLDGAIRMAPK, encoded by the coding sequence ATGAAAATTCAGGGAAAACATTTTGTTATTACAGGTGGCGGTTCAGGTTTAGGTGCAGCAACAGCGGAATACTTGGTTGAAAAGGGCGCTTCGGTCACATTGGTCGATATGAATGTCGATGCTGGAGAACAACAAGCGCAAGCCTTGGGGGCAGCAGCAGAATTTGTAAAACTAGATGTGACGGATGAAGCTGCGGCAGAGCAGTTCTTTAAAGATGTGTTGGCGAAACATGGCAGCATATATGGCCTGATCAATTGTGCCGGCATTGGCCCTTCTGCAAAAGTAGTGGGTAAAGACGGCGTACATGATTTGGCGATGTTCTCTAAAACTTTACAGATCAATGTAACGGGGACTTTTAATATGCTGCGTTTTGCAGCAGACGCCATGAGTAAAAATACTGTTGCAGAAGGTGATGAAGATCGAGGCGTGATTGTGAATACTGCTTCGGTTGCTGCTTTTGACGGCCAAATTGGACAAGCGGCCTATTCAGCATCAAAAGGTGCAGTGGTGGCAATGACGCTACCGATTGCGCGGGAACTAGCTCGCCATGCGATTCGTGTCATGACCATTGCCCCTGGGATTATGGAAACGCCAATGTTGAAAGGCTTGCCTCAAAATGTGCAAGATGCCTTGGGACAAATGGTGCCTTATCCATCGCGTTTAGGTCGCCCAGAAGAGTTTGCGCGTTTAGTGGCACATATTGCTGAAAACTCCTATCTGAATGGTGAAGTGATCCGTTTAGATGGTGCGATTCGTATGGCGCCGAAATAA
- a CDS encoding AraC family transcriptional regulator, which yields MNKNLNFDLNSAKDTISNALLREALSVAASRGLNIVNIANRAGISAELLTSSKARVPVTQCAQLWVELAESMNDEFLGMDRHPMRRGSYRLLAKLAFNAETLEQAIQEILKFLSLVLDDIHGELVQRGSKAYLILHDREHPKRMFTYSTYLMLVHSLMCWLSDQRIGFHKMSFRCHSPVELQDYRVRFCEDIQFNADQNQIEFDAHYLKHKIKKDKQALNDFLRKTPYNLIVRFKNENSLSLQIRRQLLLQPPSQWDELKEIAQQLNMSTATIQRRLKQEGVSYQQLKNDIRCDIAIERLCKSNDSIQNISDDLHFHDPSAFHRAFKKWTGLSPGSYRKSSPYKKELLDRSERSKE from the coding sequence ATGAATAAAAACCTAAACTTTGATCTTAATTCAGCTAAGGACACCATTTCAAATGCTTTGCTTCGTGAAGCGTTGAGTGTCGCCGCAAGTCGTGGTTTAAATATTGTCAATATCGCCAATCGTGCAGGCATTTCAGCAGAATTACTAACCTCATCCAAAGCCCGTGTGCCCGTGACGCAATGTGCGCAGTTATGGGTCGAACTTGCAGAAAGCATGAATGATGAGTTTTTGGGCATGGATCGCCATCCCATGCGCCGAGGCAGTTATCGTCTATTGGCAAAATTAGCCTTCAATGCTGAAACCTTAGAGCAAGCCATTCAGGAGATTTTAAAATTCCTGAGTCTGGTGCTTGATGATATTCACGGTGAATTGGTACAACGCGGTTCCAAAGCCTATCTGATCTTGCACGATCGTGAGCATCCCAAACGGATGTTCACTTATTCTACCTATCTAATGCTGGTGCATAGTTTGATGTGCTGGTTGAGTGATCAGCGTATTGGCTTTCATAAAATGAGCTTTAGATGTCATTCTCCAGTCGAACTACAGGATTATCGGGTGCGCTTTTGCGAAGATATTCAATTTAATGCCGACCAGAATCAGATTGAGTTTGATGCCCATTATCTCAAGCATAAAATCAAAAAAGACAAACAGGCGCTCAATGATTTTCTAAGAAAAACCCCTTATAACCTGATTGTACGCTTTAAGAATGAGAACTCGTTAAGCTTACAAATTCGTCGCCAATTGCTGTTACAACCGCCATCGCAGTGGGATGAATTGAAAGAGATTGCACAACAACTCAATATGTCAACTGCCACCATTCAGCGTCGCTTAAAGCAGGAAGGTGTCAGTTATCAGCAACTTAAAAATGACATTCGCTGTGATATTGCGATTGAACGATTGTGCAAAAGTAATGATTCAATTCAAAATATCAGTGATGATCTGCATTTCCATGACCCAAGTGCGTTCCATCGCGCCTTTAAGAAATGGACAGGACTCAGTCCAGGCAGCTATCGTAAATCTTCACCATATAAAAAGGAACTTTTGGATCGCTCAGAACGCTCAAAGGAGTAA
- a CDS encoding FMN-binding negative transcriptional regulator encodes MYLPEIFEETDLEKLYQLIQDYPFATLMSHSAEGIEANHLPFHLLRDEQSQTATLVAHIAKNNPLHTQIKNDTEVLIIFQGEQAYISPNWYPSKQQHHQHVPTWNYQVVHVKGRIYFLHDEKALRGILAKLTRVHEAKQATPWKMSDAPSEYIARELQGIVGIEIQISHITGKFKLSQNRDKEDALGVVNGLQQQGDNRLADAVQQYIED; translated from the coding sequence ATGTATTTACCAGAAATATTTGAAGAAACAGATCTTGAGAAACTCTATCAATTGATTCAGGACTATCCTTTTGCGACTTTAATGAGCCATAGTGCTGAAGGCATAGAAGCCAATCATTTGCCCTTTCATTTATTGCGTGATGAGCAAAGCCAGACAGCGACACTGGTTGCACATATTGCCAAGAATAATCCGTTGCATACGCAAATTAAAAACGACACTGAAGTTCTTATTATTTTTCAGGGTGAGCAAGCTTATATTTCACCAAACTGGTATCCGAGCAAGCAGCAACACCATCAACATGTACCAACATGGAACTATCAAGTGGTTCATGTCAAAGGTCGCATTTATTTCTTACATGATGAAAAAGCCCTACGTGGCATTTTGGCTAAACTGACACGGGTTCATGAAGCCAAACAAGCAACGCCATGGAAAATGTCGGATGCACCAAGTGAGTATATTGCTCGGGAACTGCAAGGGATTGTTGGCATTGAAATTCAGATTTCGCACATTACAGGCAAGTTTAAGCTGAGCCAAAATCGAGATAAAGAAGATGCCTTAGGGGTTGTAAATGGACTGCAACAACAAGGTGACAACCGATTAGCCGATGCAGTACAGCAATATATTGAAGATTAA
- the prmC gene encoding peptide chain release factor N(5)-glutamine methyltransferase, with protein sequence MNIAQALEIKGEIDSYERQEAAWLLEHLLGVNSLELKLRLEQELTEMQEQAYLDGLARIEQGEPLAYVTGSQPFWTLDLKVTHDTLVPRPDTEILVETVLKLPLDAKANIVDLGTGTGAIALALASERAQWQVTATDIYAPTLDVAQDNAVRHGLMQVKFACGAWFDALEQQRFDLIVSNPPYIDPEDVHMQKLQSEPERALTADKQGMADIEIIITQGKNWLKPNGWIVLEHGYDQGQAVRDIFEQQGFEQIKTIQDYGGNDRVSLGRKPV encoded by the coding sequence ATGAATATTGCTCAAGCCTTAGAAATCAAAGGTGAAATTGATAGCTATGAACGTCAGGAGGCGGCATGGTTACTCGAACATCTTTTGGGTGTAAATAGTTTAGAACTCAAATTAAGACTTGAGCAAGAGTTGACCGAAATGCAGGAGCAGGCTTATCTGGATGGTCTGGCTCGTATCGAACAAGGTGAACCTTTGGCCTATGTCACAGGTTCACAACCCTTTTGGACGCTCGATTTAAAAGTCACTCATGACACTTTGGTGCCGCGTCCAGATACTGAAATTCTGGTTGAAACAGTATTAAAACTGCCACTTGATGCAAAGGCCAATATTGTCGATTTAGGTACGGGCACAGGTGCGATTGCTTTAGCGCTTGCAAGTGAACGTGCTCAATGGCAAGTGACTGCAACAGATATTTATGCCCCGACTTTAGATGTGGCTCAGGACAATGCTGTTCGACACGGGCTGATGCAGGTGAAATTTGCCTGTGGGGCTTGGTTTGATGCTTTAGAACAGCAACGGTTTGATCTGATTGTGTCGAATCCGCCGTATATTGATCCTGAAGATGTGCATATGCAAAAGCTCCAGTCCGAACCTGAGCGTGCCTTGACGGCTGATAAGCAAGGCATGGCGGATATTGAGATCATTATCACCCAAGGCAAGAATTGGCTTAAACCGAATGGCTGGATTGTGCTTGAACATGGCTATGACCAAGGCCAAGCAGTACGAGATATTTTTGAGCAACAAGGTTTTGAGCAGATCAAGACCATTCAGGACTATGGCGGCAATGATCGTGTAAGTCTAGGACGAAAGCCCGTTTAA
- the prfA gene encoding peptide chain release factor 1, which translates to MKASLRLRLDQLCDRHEELTALLADVEVISDNKRFRKLSREHNDLTEITEVWSKYRQAEEDIETAETMKSDPDFKDMAEEEIKENKALLVALEEQLNVLMIPKDPNDANAAYLEVRAGTGGDEAAIFSGDLFRMYSKYAETQGWRIEVLSENEGEHGGYKEIICRIDGEGVYGRLKFESGAHRVQRVPATESQGRVHTSACTVAILPEVDVDTTVEINPADLRIDTYRASGAGGQHINKTDSAVRITHIPSGVVVECQEERSQHKNKAKAMALLVSRLENAKRAAADAATSEMRRDLVGSGDRSERIRTYNYPQGRMTDHRINLTLYKLDAIMEGDLTELLDSLHREYQADQLAMLAQENGG; encoded by the coding sequence ATGAAAGCATCACTCCGTTTAAGACTCGATCAACTTTGTGATCGTCACGAAGAGCTGACTGCATTACTTGCAGATGTAGAAGTAATTTCGGACAATAAACGTTTTCGTAAACTGTCTCGCGAACACAATGATTTAACTGAAATCACTGAAGTTTGGAGCAAATATCGTCAAGCTGAAGAAGATATCGAAACGGCTGAAACGATGAAATCAGATCCTGATTTCAAAGATATGGCAGAAGAAGAAATTAAAGAAAATAAAGCACTTTTGGTTGCACTTGAAGAGCAGTTAAACGTGTTGATGATTCCGAAAGATCCAAATGATGCCAATGCAGCCTATCTTGAAGTGCGTGCTGGAACGGGCGGTGATGAGGCGGCTATCTTCTCAGGCGATTTATTCCGTATGTATAGCAAATACGCTGAAACACAAGGTTGGCGTATTGAAGTGCTTTCTGAAAATGAAGGCGAGCATGGTGGTTATAAAGAAATCATTTGCCGTATTGATGGTGAAGGTGTCTATGGCCGTTTGAAATTTGAAAGTGGCGCCCATCGTGTACAACGTGTACCTGCAACTGAATCCCAAGGTCGTGTACATACTTCGGCTTGTACGGTTGCGATTCTGCCTGAAGTCGATGTAGATACTACAGTCGAAATCAATCCAGCCGATTTACGTATTGATACCTATCGTGCATCCGGCGCAGGCGGTCAGCACATTAACAAAACTGATTCAGCGGTACGTATTACCCATATTCCTTCGGGTGTGGTAGTGGAATGTCAGGAAGAACGTTCGCAACATAAGAATAAAGCCAAAGCGATGGCGTTGTTGGTCTCGCGTTTAGAAAATGCCAAACGTGCAGCCGCTGATGCAGCAACTTCAGAAATGCGCCGTGACTTGGTCGGTTCTGGTGACCGTTCAGAGCGTATCCGTACCTATAACTATCCACAAGGTCGTATGACTGACCATCGTATCAACCTGACTTTATATAAGTTAGATGCGATTATGGAAGGTGATTTAACAGAATTGCTGGACAGCTTGCATCGTGAATATCAGGCGGATCAGTTGGCAATGCTTGCACAGGAAAATGGCGGCTAA
- the yiaA gene encoding inner membrane protein YiaA, which produces MNNFINRPTSAFIAASWVALLAGGVGFMIGLWNANMPLHEKGYYLVILLYGLFSAASLQKTVRDQLEEIPVTAIYYGLCWASMALCIGLLLISLWNAELSMSEKGFYIMSFLLSLFGVVATQKNIRDLNYLRLQAELNPRQPKLEEQTIKDEPLN; this is translated from the coding sequence ATGAATAATTTTATAAACCGCCCCACCTCAGCCTTTATTGCTGCAAGCTGGGTGGCCTTACTCGCAGGTGGCGTTGGCTTTATGATTGGTCTATGGAATGCCAATATGCCCTTGCATGAAAAAGGCTATTATCTTGTGATCTTGCTTTACGGACTTTTTTCCGCGGCTTCTTTACAGAAAACTGTTCGTGACCAACTGGAAGAGATTCCCGTCACGGCGATTTACTATGGCTTATGTTGGGCTTCAATGGCCCTATGCATCGGACTACTTTTAATAAGCTTATGGAACGCAGAGCTCAGTATGAGCGAAAAAGGCTTTTACATCATGTCATTTCTATTAAGTCTGTTTGGTGTAGTGGCAACCCAAAAGAATATTCGTGACTTAAACTATCTACGCCTGCAAGCCGAACTCAATCCACGTCAGCCCAAACTCGAAGAACAAACAATAAAAGATGAACCATTAAATTAA
- a CDS encoding HesA/MoeB/ThiF family protein: MSNIKFSLEEILHYSRHLLLTDFSFEKQMMLKTAKVAVIGAGGLGCPVLNYLVAAGIGNITIVEDDIIDISNLHRQTLYSYEDVGQKKGVVAERKLRGLNKFVNVKHVDQCIHYGNLDEILSDQDIIVDTTDNFSTKYLLNDFCFLIKTLIYASISQFEGQICAFNTDQDLSGDFINLRDIFPEPPPKQLAQNCAEAGVFGFLAGTIGSLQASLVIKSIISDKSLKVES, encoded by the coding sequence ATGTCTAACATAAAATTTAGTTTAGAAGAGATTTTACATTATTCACGACATTTATTACTAACAGATTTTTCATTTGAAAAACAAATGATGCTGAAAACTGCAAAAGTTGCAGTTATTGGTGCTGGTGGGTTAGGTTGCCCAGTATTAAATTATTTGGTAGCGGCAGGTATAGGAAATATTACAATAGTAGAGGATGATATTATTGATATTAGTAATCTTCATCGTCAAACGCTATATAGCTATGAAGATGTTGGGCAGAAGAAAGGTGTTGTTGCCGAAAGAAAACTTAGAGGTTTGAATAAATTTGTTAATGTTAAACATGTAGATCAATGCATCCATTATGGTAATTTAGATGAAATACTAAGTGATCAAGATATTATTGTTGATACAACAGATAATTTTTCTACGAAATATTTACTTAATGATTTCTGTTTTTTAATAAAAACTCTTATTTATGCATCTATTAGTCAATTTGAAGGCCAAATCTGTGCATTCAATACAGACCAAGATTTGAGTGGCGATTTTATTAATTTAAGAGATATTTTTCCTGAGCCGCCACCTAAACAATTAGCACAGAACTGTGCTGAAGCAGGAGTATTTGGTTTTTTGGCGGGAACTATTGGTTCACTTCAAGCGTCTCTAGTCATTAAATCAATTATAAGTGATAAAAGCTTAAAAGTGGAGAGTTGA
- a CDS encoding TfuA domain-containing protein — translation MKNQIKFHVFIGPTGYGFNDELMLNPFIEIHPPVKRGDIDKLTQLIDEPVKLLIVDGVFHSQAAVGHVELRTAIEKGCELWGASSMGAIRAAEMNFLGMQGFGQVYNMFLLDHLDDDEVTLIHEAEAPFTPLTEPLVHIREWMNSLYLQGRIDIINSEEILHSVKSRWYGERTLNLVGQMLIDRKILTKEQLKMRWKNLINIVLRQKTS, via the coding sequence ATGAAAAATCAGATTAAATTTCATGTGTTTATTGGACCAACAGGATACGGTTTTAATGATGAATTGATGTTGAATCCATTCATTGAAATACACCCACCAGTTAAACGAGGTGATATTGATAAATTAACTCAATTAATAGATGAGCCAGTTAAATTACTTATTGTCGATGGAGTTTTCCATTCACAGGCTGCTGTTGGACATGTTGAACTAAGAACAGCCATTGAAAAAGGCTGTGAATTATGGGGAGCATCTTCGATGGGGGCAATACGTGCTGCAGAGATGAATTTTTTAGGAATGCAAGGTTTTGGTCAGGTTTACAATATGTTTCTTCTAGATCATCTGGATGATGATGAAGTAACATTAATTCATGAAGCTGAAGCGCCATTTACTCCATTAACAGAACCTTTGGTTCATATAAGAGAGTGGATGAATTCTCTTTATTTACAAGGGAGAATAGATATTATTAATTCAGAGGAAATATTGCATTCAGTAAAGAGTCGTTGGTATGGGGAGCGGACTTTAAATTTAGTAGGTCAGATGCTAATTGATAGAAAAATATTAACTAAAGAACAATTAAAAATGAGATGGAAGAATTTAATAAATATCGTATTAAGACAAAAGACCTCTTAG
- a CDS encoding YcaO-like family protein, with the protein MYQMTSSLRIKDLDETLEIAVNIGEKVGVSRVTNITWLDKIGIPVFSSIRPNAVKGSLCVNAGKGRFPKEAMVGAYMEAIEFSYAEYRNRIIPTIDLKIKEIIEQANCKFNFLDLNPILGIELMEDNLVTCVLAQDIVTKEEIYIPAELVYHPFLENKNKRILGTSTNGLCSGNSLDEATLHGLAELFERDIQAFDSFANQSQFVEFDEKHENIIDLKQKIEKAGFELSCRYVDNIYQLPYFHAYILDPSDESPVAVSYGSAFHPIKNIAAVRAISEAAQSRLTQIHGGRDDVIDRTNFFAVNGGKAFEQQSVNIVRKLVTSKVKLIHYSKIPDKSDEIRSIGDGIYLLIEKLKSVGIDQVLRVELTPKNSQLTVVKVIVPKMEYFRPELKRVGNRLMKFIKEQKNEKSD; encoded by the coding sequence ATGTATCAAATGACATCGAGTTTAAGAATAAAGGATCTAGATGAAACCCTTGAGATTGCAGTAAATATAGGTGAGAAAGTTGGAGTTTCACGCGTTACTAATATAACTTGGTTAGATAAGATAGGTATTCCTGTATTTTCAAGTATTCGTCCAAATGCTGTAAAGGGATCATTATGTGTTAATGCAGGAAAAGGTAGGTTTCCAAAAGAAGCAATGGTTGGCGCATATATGGAAGCTATTGAGTTTAGTTATGCAGAATATAGAAATCGAATAATTCCAACTATTGATTTAAAAATCAAGGAAATAATAGAACAGGCGAACTGTAAATTTAATTTTCTTGATTTAAATCCTATCTTAGGTATTGAATTAATGGAAGATAACCTAGTGACCTGCGTTTTGGCACAAGATATTGTTACAAAAGAAGAAATTTATATCCCCGCTGAACTTGTTTACCATCCATTTCTAGAAAATAAAAATAAACGTATATTGGGAACCAGTACAAATGGATTATGTTCTGGAAACTCTTTAGATGAGGCGACATTACATGGCTTAGCTGAATTATTTGAAAGAGATATTCAAGCATTTGATAGTTTTGCCAATCAGTCTCAGTTTGTTGAATTTGATGAGAAGCATGAAAATATTATCGATCTAAAACAAAAAATTGAAAAAGCTGGGTTTGAATTAAGTTGTCGCTATGTTGATAATATTTATCAACTTCCATATTTTCATGCTTACATACTTGATCCTAGTGATGAATCACCTGTAGCGGTTAGTTATGGTTCAGCATTTCATCCTATTAAGAATATTGCTGCCGTTAGAGCAATAAGTGAAGCGGCACAATCAAGACTTACACAGATACATGGTGGTCGTGATGATGTTATTGATAGAACAAACTTTTTTGCAGTAAATGGTGGTAAAGCATTTGAACAGCAATCAGTTAATATTGTTCGAAAGTTAGTAACCTCTAAAGTTAAGCTTATCCATTATTCTAAAATACCCGATAAATCAGATGAAATACGATCAATTGGCGATGGTATATATCTATTGATTGAGAAACTAAAATCTGTAGGGATAGATCAGGTATTACGTGTTGAACTTACGCCTAAGAACTCACAACTTACAGTCGTAAAAGTGATAGTTCCAAAGATGGAGTATTTCCGTCCTGAATTGAAAAGAGTAGGAAATAGATTGATGAAATTTATCAAGGAACAAAAAAATGAAAAATCAGATTAA
- a CDS encoding YfhL family 4Fe-4S dicluster ferredoxin, producing the protein MALLITNACINCDMCLPECPNQAINEGAKVYEIDPQRCTECIGFYTAPTCLAVCSIDCVQPDPAWVESTDQLLIKFNNLNLFKH; encoded by the coding sequence ATGGCACTGTTAATTACCAACGCATGTATCAATTGCGATATGTGTTTGCCTGAATGTCCCAATCAAGCGATTAATGAAGGTGCAAAAGTCTATGAAATTGATCCACAACGTTGCACTGAATGCATCGGTTTCTACACAGCACCCACCTGTCTCGCTGTCTGTTCCATCGATTGTGTTCAGCCTGATCCAGCATGGGTGGAATCTACAGATCAACTGCTGATTAAATTCAATAATCTGAATCTATTCAAACATTAA
- a CDS encoding ABC transporter permease yields MHHSVLSKRKKLYLSLGSFLIPILIWSCVSYLPFIWHPQVQITHAGADAYLQVGTRIEKQAYYAAAQDAVNQGKAPPTGILVNPIYLPAPHQVAKALFTSFTTPPQQADAPWLHQSLWHSIKIVFTAFFISSLIGVPLGILCGFSNTISKLTEPFVEFFRYLPAPAFGALAVAILGINDAPKIAIIVIGTLFQQILIIANTTRMVDRGLVEAGYTLGTNKLKSLFHVVIPAALPDIYRDQRVLLGWAWTYLIVSELIGATSGITWFITQQARYQNFDNVYAAILIIGVIGLLCDLILMKLGTYLFKWKKGV; encoded by the coding sequence ATGCATCATTCAGTACTGTCCAAAAGGAAAAAGCTTTATTTGAGTTTGGGGTCTTTTCTGATTCCCATCCTGATCTGGAGCTGCGTCAGTTACTTGCCTTTTATCTGGCATCCACAAGTTCAAATTACCCATGCAGGTGCTGATGCTTATTTACAAGTTGGCACGCGCATTGAGAAACAGGCCTATTATGCGGCGGCCCAAGATGCAGTCAATCAAGGTAAAGCACCACCTACAGGAATTCTGGTCAATCCCATTTATTTGCCTGCACCGCATCAAGTCGCGAAAGCCTTATTTACCTCTTTTACCACGCCACCTCAACAGGCCGATGCGCCGTGGTTACATCAAAGTCTGTGGCACAGTATCAAGATTGTATTTACGGCGTTTTTTATCTCTTCATTGATCGGTGTGCCGCTGGGCATCCTGTGTGGCTTTTCCAATACCATTTCCAAGCTGACTGAACCCTTTGTCGAGTTCTTTCGCTACCTGCCAGCACCTGCCTTTGGGGCATTGGCAGTGGCGATTTTAGGCATTAATGATGCCCCGAAAATTGCCATTATTGTGATTGGTACTTTATTTCAACAAATTCTGATCATTGCCAATACCACTCGCATGGTTGATCGCGGCTTGGTTGAAGCTGGTTATACACTAGGTACCAATAAGCTTAAAAGCCTGTTTCATGTGGTGATTCCTGCTGCACTGCCTGACATTTATCGAGATCAACGGGTGTTGCTCGGTTGGGCATGGACCTATCTGATTGTGTCGGAACTGATTGGTGCCACCTCAGGAATTACCTGGTTCATTACTCAACAAGCACGCTATCAAAACTTTGACAATGTTTATGCCGCCATCCTGATTATTGGGGTGATTGGACTGTTGTGTGATTTGATTTTAATGAAACTGGGCACATACCTATTTAAATGGAAAAAGGGAGTATAA
- a CDS encoding ABC transporter ATP-binding protein, which yields MTDNFDAKAYFEHIYTRPVMLETKQLTQIFQHGTSERTVLNQIDLSIHKREFVCVIGPSGCGKSTLSRVVAGLDDYHSGEVLVEGQKIKGPSSERGMVFQCYTLFPWKTVKENVMFGPLMKGISQTRAEEMAREWINIIGLEKYENQFPHELSGGMKQRVAIARALVNEPKILLMDEPFGALDPYTRQKMQKHLMDLWQNIDITILFVTHDMDEAILLADRIVALKANPGEIKEIIEVNLPRPRTIELVHSPEFKQLRERVDLLVHHQEEQLDPALQDLPKIPRMTQMSTQK from the coding sequence ATGACGGATAATTTTGATGCCAAAGCCTATTTTGAGCATATTTATACACGTCCCGTGATGTTGGAAACCAAGCAACTGACGCAGATTTTTCAGCATGGCACATCTGAACGCACGGTACTGAACCAAATTGATTTAAGTATTCATAAACGCGAGTTTGTCTGTGTGATTGGCCCTTCCGGCTGTGGAAAATCAACCTTGAGCCGTGTGGTTGCAGGTCTAGATGACTACCACAGTGGTGAGGTTCTGGTTGAGGGGCAAAAGATTAAAGGCCCAAGTTCAGAACGTGGCATGGTGTTTCAATGCTATACCTTATTTCCATGGAAAACCGTCAAAGAAAATGTGATGTTTGGCCCTTTGATGAAAGGCATCAGTCAAACCCGTGCCGAAGAAATGGCACGTGAGTGGATTAATATTATTGGCTTAGAAAAATATGAAAATCAGTTCCCACATGAACTTTCTGGTGGGATGAAACAGCGTGTCGCTATTGCCCGAGCTTTAGTCAATGAACCCAAAATTTTACTCATGGATGAACCTTTTGGTGCACTCGATCCCTACACCCGACAAAAAATGCAAAAGCATTTGATGGACTTATGGCAAAACATTGATATCACCATTTTATTTGTCACGCATGACATGGATGAAGCTATTTTACTGGCAGATCGTATTGTGGCCTTAAAAGCCAATCCGGGCGAGATCAAAGAGATTATTGAGGTGAATTTACCGCGTCCACGGACAATTGAGCTGGTGCATTCGCCTGAATTTAAACAACTACGGGAACGGGTTGATCTGTTGGTACATCACCAAGAGGAACAACTCGACCCTGCACTACAGGATTTACCTAAAATTCCACGTATGACTCAAATGAGTACACAGAAATAA